The DNA segment aaattttcactttttctatCACTATAGCTTTCCCTTTATCAATGGCACCCACCTGGCCCAACCTCGATCCATCATCAAAACCACCCCGCCCAATATTCAAATTCATACCCAAGCTTCCATTATTGGGCTTCAAAACCTTCAAGGCCGACTTTGGCCCACTCCCCATTACCACTTTTTCCCCTTAGCCTTTAGCTTGGCGTGCTTCCCTTTCGCCTCAATAACATCTTTTTCTGGAAACCCTAACCCTATATCCCCATCACCGTTAGACTTCTCTTTAGTCATTACCTCATCACTCCCATTAATCTCGCCATTAAACCCTGCAGAAATCTTTCATTCACTAACCTCCAACGCCACAAAGCGAGTCCCCTAACAAGTCCCCCGGAACTGCCGTTTCTTCCTTCACTGAAAGCCTGCTACGCCCTCTCCGTCTCTCCACCACCATCTACGACTTCTCCATGACCGATCAAGCACAACCTGACTCCTCCACCGATGAATCCGTCGTAATCTCAGGAAAAATGTCCACTACATGTCCGTATATACAACATTGGAAACATATATTTGGTAAAACTTCGTATTCAACACATTAGAGACGACCATTAATTTATACCTTTGACACCACGACTTCTTCAAATCAACATAGACTACCAGCCGTACAAATCATCCCTTGCAAGCACAATCCGTTTGAACATCTAGCTTCACCACCGGACCAATGTCTGACCAATCACCCTTAGGAGGCAATCTGAGTAATAACCTTCACGCAAACCAAGTAACCTAATCCAAACAACCTGTGACTCAATACCATTTCAGGCAAACCAGGTAACCTAATCCAAACAACATGCGACTCAATACCATTCTAACTTGTTGAAAACTTCGGTAACCATGGCCGAATAGTCAAGTATCTGCCAAAAATTACCCACGACCCTCCTACTAATACCTTATTATAATCAGATTCATCCTAAAAACGAACCAGATAAAAATTATTCTCAAGATCCATGAGTTGGATCAGACACTGAGGATCCTACagtaaattgattttatttaacaaaacattaaaaccaaTCCTTCCCCCCAGTAATTTCACAAGAACTGTATTGGTCATTCATCGTTGGATAAGCTTCTACACTCTGTTAGAGAATGTAATCGACGGAACACTTTAATCACTTAAGTAACAGCGCCGCCATCCAAAAGTGTAAACTCCTCTTCTAGAAAGCCACCATTATTCTTCTCTAAGGAAACCCCTAAGATGGTTGATTTGTACGACGCCTTCGGAATCTCTGACTAAATCCTCTGGCTATTATTATCCACACCGGGTCATTAAAATCTAACTATACTTCCGGTCTATTGCGAACTTTCTTTGTGGCCCTTCCAATACCACTAGTCTAACCCGAGTTATTAGCACCTGCCACGAAATCCACCGTAGGAATCGTTCCACTCATCACTCccctctaaaaaaattaacttaaaaaaccCCTAGAAAATAGATATAAACTATTTTGTTGCAATATTTTATCATATAATGTTAATTGAtctttaattaccatataatgtTAATTGTTTCCTTCTTTACTTCAGAATtctaatttagtttttatactatatattttttatttcgtgTAATGtacatgttaaattatatttatcaattttaatattttatagttatttattataaaatttgtaatgttttagtaatattatatttttgtaatatttaaattttaatagtttatattattataatataaattaagaaaaaattaatatttaaaataaacttaaattaaatcctaccacttattaaaataataaaaaaaacattagaaATTTAAAAAGAACTTATGATCTCTAGTGGCAGCTTTCATTAATCGACTACTATAATTAAATTAGGGTAAACttccaaaatagtcacttttgtttttcttaggttacattttagtcacttatgtttgaaatgttacgttttagtcactgacgttaacgtgttgtaacataTTAGTCACTAAGCCGTAAATTTTCTTTAACAGTGTAACAATAAGCTGATGTGGCACgctaaatcatcattttaaacaaaaattttaggttaaattatacaattagtcaccatattttttcgttttgagcattttttttcttttatgttctttcaactttctctttttttcttcattttcctttcttttatgcttctccctctatttccctccctttttcatctcttttaacgtaaaagaagaaaattaaattgctcaaaacgaaaataaaatatagggactaattgtataatttaacttaaaatttttgtttgaaatgatgatttaacatgccatgtcagcttaccgttacattATTAATGACAATTAATAGCTCAGTGCCTAAAATGTTATAACAcgttaacataagtgactaaaacgtaacatttcaaatataagtgactaaaatataacctgaaGGAAACAAAAGTGACTGTTTAGTAGTTTACTCCATAATTTATACAAGTCATTGAGAAGATGCACAATAATTAATTTACATATGTATCATATTATATATTTACCATAATTAGTTAATATATATCACAAATAGTTAATAGTTaatacatttatcataattaatgTAAATTCACTATAATTagttattatatttattgtaattaattttcataatataaattcaccataattagttaatatataattatcataattaattaatataggCTAATAATATCTTGGTATTATTAGTAAAAGTTGGTATCATGTGTAACTGTCATATGTGAATTTTAGTTTGataagtcactaaattatttactTCTTTGTAAGTTTGAACTTTATATTAGCTTGGTTCTATTCTATAATTATTCCTACATGTATTTCTAATTGTActataattatattgttttttttgaacttaaaaaaactatttttcaaataaataagttaatatatattagataattatttaatataccGCTTACCGGTTTTTTTACTCCATAAATAAATTAAGGAGGTAAAcaatgttatatttatttatatatttaaatcattTAGTACATTGATTGTGTACTTTTTTATAATaacgtaaataaaataaaaaaactgtaATAtatctcattttatttatttaatattttattataccttataaaatacttatattttttcatttatttatcgaGTTTAAAATAttgtatcaaatatttttttctattttttctatttttatcatataaaatactTTGTCATATTTGTAACAAACAGTGCAGAAACAATTTTccatttaaattaaaatgaaaaagaaaaaaaacaccaACCCATATTATGCTCTTCGAAAAAAACAAAAACCTCACCAACCATTTCACCCCCTTATAAAAAAAGCCAAAGTTGGTGCTCAGCACATAAACCTAAGTCCAGTTCGAAACCGTCTCTCACACCAGCTTTCGTCTTTCAGCAATGGCCGCCACCACTACAACCACTTCCTTTAAAGCCGCACTCCTTTCTACACCGTCGATATCTTCATCGACCAAATCAACCGTCCTCAAAACACGCTTTACATCATCATCGTCCTCACGTTATTCGCCGATTCCAAAATCACTGATAGCTCATCATGTCTCTACAAGGACCAACGCCATCGTCGCCAAGATGGGGACAGTCCCTTCGGCAGTGTCTGAGACGACATCGCTTGACTTCCATACCTCCGTTTTCCAGAAAGAAAAGATCTCTCTTGCTGATCACGAAGAGGTTAACTGACCCCCTAATTAagtcatttcatttctttttcttcttcttttgcatTTGCTTTTCAGTTCCGTTTGCtgattattttcatatatattgaTGGATTTGGGTATTTGGCAGTACATTGTGAGAGGAGGACGGCATTTGTTCCCTTTATTGGATGATGCTTTTAAGGGAATCAAACAGATTGGTGTTATTGGTTGGGGTTCTCAGGTTATTAATTTACAacatttctccttttctttttccctgtAAATAAAAGCAAAAGGGAAACCTTTTTCCCCACCATTTCATAATTATGAAGATCAAAAGCATGCTTTTCAGTTTTCATTGACCACGAAAGTCTTTCAGGTTTTTATTTTGCAAATGTTCATTAATCGTATATCCGAATATTACATTCCCTTAACTAAAACGTGGTTTAAAATATGGTTTTAGGGGCCAGCTCAAGCACAGAATCTGAGGGATTCTCTTGTAGAGGCAAAATCTGATATTGTTGTGAAGGCAAGCTCGAATTCTCACTGCATTTTATTTTGCATTCATTGATTTGACTAAATGTACTGTTACTTGATGATGATTACAGATTGGGTTGAGGAAAGGCTCTCGCTCCTTTGCTGAAGCCCGTGCTGCAGGATTTACTGAAGAGAACGGAACTCTGGGGGACATATGGGAAACTGTTGCTGGAAGTGATCTCGTGTTATTGTTGATCTCTGATTCTGCACAGGTTGCTAAGCTGCTCTCATGTTTTCTATTTCTGCGTTTTAAATATTGGCTATTGGTTATGGTTAGCATTGGCTAATTGTATAAGCTGCATGCCCATAGCAGACATCTTTCTGATGCCAATATATGACTCACAtgaaaaatttttccaagtcTGTTAGACTGATTTGTGACAACTTGTAAATGCTTAAGACTTACATGCACTATGATTCATAGGCTCTCTGCACTTTTTGGTTTGTTCTTATGAAgctttattttctgaattatgtTATCTAGGCGGATAATTATGAAAAGGTCTTCTCCCACATGAAGCCAAATAGCATCCTTGGGCTTTCCCATGGATTTCTTCTTGGCCATTTACAATCGTTGGGGCTTGATTTTCCTAAGAACATCAGTGTAATTGCTGTCTGCCCGAAGGGAATGGGACCTTCTGTGAGGAGACTTTATGTTCAGGGAAAAGAGATAAATGGCGCTGGAATTAATGCTAGTTTTGCTGTCCATCAGGTTGATTATCTCTTGATCATATATTCAACTTAGTCTAAATGAATGTCAAAACTAAACCTTTTCAAAAAAGCATGCTTAAATGACAATGTCTAATTTGGAGCAGGATGTTGATGGTAGAGCTACAGATGTGGCCTTGGGATGGTCGGTTGCCCTTGGTTCTCCTTTTACATTCGCCACCACATTAGAGCAGGAATACAAAAGTGACATTTTTGGGGAGAGAGGTGAGCTGAGTTGTTTGTGTTATTTTGTCAACCGTGcttatttttcatcttttgtttaaaaaaaattaatgcctAAAGCGTGTTGTTGTTTCTTCTTTCTGCAGGCATCTTGCTAGGTGCTGTTCATGGGGTTGTTGAATGCTTGTTTAGAAGGTATGTGGAGGATGGAATGAGTGAAGAATTGGCTTACAAAAACACCGTTGAGTGCATAACAGGAATTGTGTCAAAGACCATTTCAACAAAGGTGATCCATGTTGCTTGCTATGCTCTCTCCTCTCTTTGGAATTCTTACTTACAGATCCCTGTTGTGGCCAATTTCTGTGTTTGTTTCCATAGGGTATGCTAGCTGTATACAACTCATTGTCCGAGGAAGGCAAAAAGCGATTTGAGGTCGCTTACAGTGCCTCATATTATCCTTGCATGGAAATCCTATATGAGTGTTACGAAGATGTTGCAAGTGGAAGCGAGATTCGCAGTGTTGTTTTGGCTGGGCGTCGGTTTTATGTATGTTTATGACACTGTGTTTTTGTCAGTTTGCTTGTTATACATCCTTATTCCATGAAACTTTCATTGCTTAAAGTCGGTTCTCAGTTAAGAAAAATCTTGCTTGATGGCTGACTAAGAATTGTTTACAGGAAAAGGAGGGCCTACCTGCCTTCCCTATGGGTAAAATTGATCAGACACGGATGTGGAAAGTTGGTGAGCGTGTCCGAGCAACTAGAGCGAAAGATGATTTAGGTCCACTGTGCCCTTTCACTTCTGGGGTTTTTGTGGCGCTAATGATGGCACAGGTAatcaaattcattttaaattttggacaATGATAATTAAATGTACTACTGGGCTCTGTGGCAAATTAAATCACTTGAAGAATTTTGCTTTGTTTTCCTACTCTTCATATTGTTTGTAACGTTTAAAATCAGATCGAGGTCTTGAGAAAGAAGGGCCACTCGTACTCAGAAATCATCAATGAGAGTTTGATTGAAGCTGTTGATTCCTTGAACCCCTTCATGCATGCTCGAGGAGTTTCTTTCATGGTTGATAACTGTTCCACAACCGCACGATTGGGATCAAGAAAATGGGCTCCACGTTTTGATTACAACCTTACTCAACAAGCATTCGTAGCAGTGGATTCAGGTGCTCCCATCAACCAGGACCTGATAAGCAACTTCTTATCTGATCCTGTTCATGAATCTATCGAAGTCTGTGCAAAGCTAAGACCTACTGTTGATATATCAGTGCCCCCAGATGCAGATTTTGTTCGTCCTGAATTGCGCCAATATAGTTAAGAGTGGAAGAGTGAATATTTTCTCATGGACGAGGCTGTTTTGCAGTAAAATCTTAATTTAGTTTTGCTACAAGTGAAGAGGAGGATAAGTTTTTATGGCTGTCTTAGTTTGTGTTTGGTTTAAGAGGAGGATAAGTTTCTATGACTGTTAGTTTATGTAAGGCGAACTTCTTAAAGATTCATGAGTTGCTTATCTGCAAATGGTATGCTTGGCCTAGCCTGTTCagtatttgattaattttatgaatttggtGGCTCAGTAAAACTTAATGCCAAAATGCGGTATCGGCAACCTTTGTGCATAGGTTTAGCGATACACTGAATAAAAGAAAATCATGCTTGTTTGATACGGTGGCGACCTTGACAGATTGAGAGAGtaggaaaagaagagaagaataGCAAAAATTTCATTCCATAACAGGCCTAAACGATTCCCTACTGCATACAATGTTTTTAGGTTCAGAGAATCGTAGCCGTCGATAATAAAACGCAGCAGATTACTAACCTTCAAAAGCAGCGTATATAAAACTTGTTAAATCCACCGGTTTGACTAAAGCTTAAAACATAAAACGCAGCATATATCCAACGTTAATAACAGAATTATATACAATCCATGACAATTACTTCCGGGGTCAAACAAatccttgtcctcaaggatcAAATGAGTTGGCCAAGCAAGGACATTCTCTACCTTTGATTAGTTCATAGATACAGTACCATGAGAGATGACATAGCCTAGGTATTCAATCTTGGAGGAAGCAAACTAACACTTGCTAAGCTTAGCAAACAAATGATGACTTCTCAAAAGCTAAAACACTTCCTTAAGTTGTAACAGATGGTCTGACCAGGATTGAGAATACACTAAGATTTCATCAAAGAAAATCAGCACAAGCTTTCTTAAAAGTGGCCTGAATACTGAATTCATCAGTGCCTGGTAACTGGATGGAGCATTTGTGAGTCCAAAGGCAtgactaggaactcataatgcccctCATGAGTCTTGAATGTTGTCCTGTGAATGTCTGACTCACTCATTTTGATATGGGGATACCTTGATCTATTATCCAACTTGGAGAAATATATTATCTGGCCTAACTTATCCAATAGTTCCTCAATCATAGGAATTGGGAACTTGTCATTGATGGTTAGTTGATTCAATTGCCTATAGTCCATACATAACCTCCAGTtgccatcttttttctttaccATCACTATAAGAGAAGCAAATGCACTATTACTGTCTCTAATGATTCCAACTTGCAACATCTCTTGAATAAGCTTCTCCATCTTAATTTTTTGCATGGTATGATACTTGTAGGCACTGTATTCTCATCTTTCAGCATATTTTGTGGCCTTAGAAGAAGGCTAGTAGGGGGTTTGAAAAACATCTTCATACTCTTCCAACAGTGCTTGCAATTCTGCTGGCAGAGAAGCCATAGTCATTTGCAAAGAAGATTGGTCAGGAGTGATCATCATCATTATACAATGGCCCATGGGATGACCAAGCATAGAGAAACTTTTAGAAGAGTGAACCTTGTCTAACAAATGTATAGAACCTAACATAATACCCTACAGATTTATAACACCCTAAGCTCGACCCAATCACCAGGTCTGGATACTGGATGATACAAAAACTCTAATAACTTAATAATATTTCTGAATCGAATCTTATTACATTCTCAAACGTTTAGTTTACACATTAGACTATATTATCATACACATCTTCCAAAAGTTACTACCTTACgatcttatttaaaattttgaatgtaaACCCTTAAAATTTCATGACTTTGACTATACCCCCGAGGTGTGGCCTCTAAGGGGAGCCCATTTATACCTTGAGTGACATCCATGCCCTTCACAAGATTGGCAGTGCCTGGCTTGGTCCCTTCAGTCGATTTCTGAGTCAAACCCTTTATCCTACAAACATGTAGAATTTCgcaagttcaaatgaacttagtcaGATTCTGTGAAACAATGTAATAGAAATATCTTAAAGGGttcaagaaataaaatttaaagcagAGACGTCAACTCCTTAATTATCCTCTACCTATTACAGTTTACACTAGCGTAATCATTGTCTAGCCCTCT comes from the Gossypium hirsutum isolate 1008001.06 chromosome A06, Gossypium_hirsutum_v2.1, whole genome shotgun sequence genome and includes:
- the LOC107962318 gene encoding ketol-acid reductoisomerase, chloroplastic, coding for MAATTTTTSFKAALLSTPSISSSTKSTVLKTRFTSSSSSRYSPIPKSLIAHHVSTRTNAIVAKMGTVPSAVSETTSLDFHTSVFQKEKISLADHEEYIVRGGRHLFPLLDDAFKGIKQIGVIGWGSQGPAQAQNLRDSLVEAKSDIVVKIGLRKGSRSFAEARAAGFTEENGTLGDIWETVAGSDLVLLLISDSAQADNYEKVFSHMKPNSILGLSHGFLLGHLQSLGLDFPKNISVIAVCPKGMGPSVRRLYVQGKEINGAGINASFAVHQDVDGRATDVALGWSVALGSPFTFATTLEQEYKSDIFGERGILLGAVHGVVECLFRRYVEDGMSEELAYKNTVECITGIVSKTISTKGMLAVYNSLSEEGKKRFEVAYSASYYPCMEILYECYEDVASGSEIRSVVLAGRRFYEKEGLPAFPMGKIDQTRMWKVGERVRATRAKDDLGPLCPFTSGVFVALMMAQIEVLRKKGHSYSEIINESLIEAVDSLNPFMHARGVSFMVDNCSTTARLGSRKWAPRFDYNLTQQAFVAVDSGAPINQDLISNFLSDPVHESIEVCAKLRPTVDISVPPDADFVRPELRQYS